A region of Oxyura jamaicensis isolate SHBP4307 breed ruddy duck chromosome 5, BPBGC_Ojam_1.0, whole genome shotgun sequence DNA encodes the following proteins:
- the API5 gene encoding apoptosis inhibitor 5 has translation MPTVEELYRNYGILADATETAGQHKDAYQAILDGVKGGAKEKRLAAQFIPKFFKHFPELADSAINAQLDLCEDEDVSIRRQAIKELPQFATGDNLPRVADILTQLLQSDDSAEFNLVNNALLSIFKMDAKGTLGGLFSQILQGEDIVRERAIKFLSTKLKTLPEEVLTKEVEEFILTESKKVLEDVTGEEFVLFMKILSGLKSLQTVSGRQQLVELVAEQADLEQTLNPSDPDCVDRLLQCTRQAVPLFSKNVHSTKFVTYFCEHVLPNLGSLTTPVEGVDIQLEVLKLLAEMSSFCGDMEKLESNLKKLFDKLLEYMPLPPEEAENGENASSEEPKLQFSYVECLLYSFHQLGRKLPDFLTAKLNAEKLKDFKIRLQYFARGLQVYIRQLRLALQGKTGEALKTEENKIKVVALKITNNINVLIKDLFHIPPSYKSIVTLSWKPVQKADASQKRTSEDTTSSSPPKKASAGPKRDARQIYNPPSGKYSSNLGSFSYEQRGGFRGGRGRGWGGRGNRSRGRIY, from the exons cATAAGGATGCTTACCAGGCGATCTTGGATGGTGTGAAAGGAGGTGCCAAGGAAAAGAGACTTGCAGCCCAGTTCATTCCGAAGTTCTTCAAGCATTTCCCTGAATTAGCTGACTCAGCTATCAATGCCCAGTTGGACCTTTGTGAGGATGAAGATGTTTCT ATCCGGCGCCAGGCAATTAAGGAATTGCCTCAGTTTGCCACCGGAGATAACCTTCCCCGGGTAGCAGACATACTGACCCAGCTTCTACAGTCAG atgATTCTGCAGAATTCAATTTGGTCAACAATGCATTGCTCAGTATCTTTAAGATGGATGCTAAAG GGACTTTGGGAGGTTTATTCAGTCAAATTCTTCAGGGGGAGGATATTGTGAGAGAGAGGGCCATCAAGTTCCTTTCTACAAAACTGAAAACCCTGCCTGAGGAGGTGTTGACAAAGGAGGTCGAAGAGTTCATACTAACTGAATCTAAGAAG GTGCTGGAAGATGTGACAGGCGAGGAATTTGTTCTGTTCATGAAAATACTGTCTGGGTTAAAAAGCTTACAGACAGTAAGTGGGAGGCAGCAACTGGTGGAGCTGGTAGCCGAACAAGCTGACCTGGAGCAAACACTCAATCCCTCTGATCCAGATTGCGTGGACAGACTTCTACAGTGTACTCGGCAGGCAGTGCCGCTCTTCtca AAGAACGTTCATTCCACAAAATTTGTTACGTACTTCTGTGAGCATGTGCTTCCGAACCTTGGTTCTTTGACTACTCCAGTGGAGGGTGTTGATATCCAGTTAGAG GTCTTGAAGCTTCTTGCGGAAATGAGTTCATTTTGTGGAGATATGGAAAAGCTTGAATCAAACTTGAAGAAGTTGTTTGATAAATTACTG GAGTACATGCCACTTCCTCCGGAGGAAGCAGAGAACGGGGAAAATGCTAGCAGTGAAGAGCCCAAGTTGCAATTCAGTTACGTGGAGTGTCTGTTGTATAGCTTCCATCAGTTAGGTCGTAAACTTCCAGACTTCCTCACAGCCAAGTTGAATGCGGAGAAATTGAAAGACTTTAAAATCAG GCTACAGTATTTTGCTCGAGGCTTGCAGGTGTATATTCGACAGCTTCGTCTAGCGCTCcaaggaaaaacaggagaggCCTTGAAAACAGAGGAG aacaaGATCAAAGTGGTTGCCTTGAAAATAACCAATAACATCAATGTTTTAATCAAG GACCTCTTCCACATTCCTCCTTCTTACAAAAGTATAGTCACACTGTCCTGGAAACCAGTACAGAAGGCAGATGCAAG TCAAAAAAGAACAAGTGAAGATACAACCTCAAGTTCACCTCCAAAGAAAGCTTCGGCAGGACCAAAAAGGGATGCCAGGCAGATATATAATCCTCCCAGTGGAAAATACAGTAGTAACCTGGGTAGTTTTTCTTATG AGCAAAGAGGTGGTTTCCGGGGTGGACGAGGAAGAGGCTGGGGAGGACGTGGCAATCGTAGTCGAGGAAGAATCTACTGA